In Aureimonas sp. AU20, the genomic window CATGGACGCAACCCAAGCTCTGAGAACGCCACGGGACCGGGCGAAAGCCACTGTCCTCACCCGTCTCCCGCGCCCCGGCCTCTGGCTCCTGGCCTTGCCCGCCTCCCTGTTCTTTCTGGCCTTCTTCGTCCTGCCCACGGCGTCGCTCTTCGCCCTGTCCTTCAACAAGGGCGTCGCGGGCAGTGTCGCCTTCACCTCGGCCCTGACGATCGAGAACTATGTGCGGGTGTTCACCCGCGCGATCTATTATGAGGCGATCGGCCGTTCGGTCGGGATCGGAATTCTGGTCTCGCTCCTGTGCCTCGCGCTCGGCTATCCCCTGGCCTATGTCATCGCCAAGACCACGCATCCCGGGCGCAACGCCTTTCTGATGATCCTGGTCCTGTCCTCCATGCAGCTCGACATGGTGATCCGGCTCTACGGGCTGATGGTGCTGCTCGGCGACAACGGCCTCGTGAACGGCGCGCTGGTCGCTTCGGGTCTGGTTTCCGGTCCGCTGCCGCTGATGTACAATCTGTTCGGCGTGGTGGTCGGCCTCGTGCAGGTCACGCTGCCCTTCATGGTGATCTCGCTGATCGGCGTCATCAAGGCGATCCCGCCGTCCTACGAGGAGGCGGCGCGCTCGCTCGGCGCCTCCCGCTGGGCCGCCTTTCGCGCTGTGGTGCTGCCGCTTTCCATGCCGGGCATCCTGTCGGGATCGCTCCTCGTCTTCGCGCTGTCGATCTCCTCCTATGTCGTGCCCGCCCTGATGGGCGGCTGGAAGGTGGTGACGCTGCCGATCCACATCTACCAGCAGATCGCCGAGGCGGGCCGCTGGCAGTTCGGCGCCGCGATCGCCGCCGTTCTGTTCCTGACCAGCCTCCTGGCGGTCGCGGTCTATCAGGTCGCCGCGCGGCGCACGGCCGGAGGGCGAGCCTGATGCGCGGCGGCGAGACGATCCCCCTGCCGTTCAAGATCGGCGCCGCCATCGCGCTGACGGTGCTCTTGGTTCCCGTTCTGATCGTGATCCTGACCGGGCTGAACTCGGGTGACTATCTGACCTTTCCGCCCCAGGGCCTCTCCTTCCGCTGGATCGAAGCCTTCCTGACCTCGCCGACCTTCGTGCCGGCCTACCTCTTCTCCTTCAAGCTCGCGGCGGCGGCGACGCTCGTCTCCACCCTGATCGGCACGGCGGCGGCGGTCTGGCTGTCGCGCACGCTCAGCCCGCTCGGCGCGGTTCTGCGCACGCTCTTCGTCCTGCCGCTGGTTCTGCCGGGCGTCGTTCTCGGCCTTGCGCTCTACGTCTTCTTCACGACGAGCGGGATCGGTCTGGCCCGATCCTTCACCGGCCTTCTCGTCGGCCACGTCATCGTCACCACGCCGCTGGTGATCGCAACCGTGACGGCCGCGCTGGTGGATTTCGACCGTTCGCTGGAGGAGGCGGCCCGCGCGCTCGGCGCGTCGCCGCTCGGTGCCTTCCGCCGCATTACCCTGCCGATCATCATGCCCGGCATCTCGGCGGGCGCGCTCTTCGCCTTCATCGTCTCCTTCGGCCAGTTCGAGGTGACGCTGTTTCTCGCCTCGCCCGACACCCAGCCCCTGCCGATCGCGATCTACACCTCGCTGCGCTACCGGTTCGAGCCGACCGCCGCTGCCGCCGGCATCTTCGCGATCCTTCTCGTGATCGCCTCGACCGTCCTGACCTCACGCCTCGTCAATTTCCGCCGCCTGTTCGGCGGACGCTGAAGGCCACGCGCCGTTTCCACCCCGGAGAAGAACGCCATGACCGACACCCATGACAAGACCTCCCTGCAGCCGAACCGGCGGCAGATCCTCAAGGCCGGCGCCGCCTTCGGACTGGCGGCCTCCGGGGTCAATCTCTTCGCCATCAACCACGCCTTCTCGCAGGACGTGGCCTATGACGGCACCCCGTTCGACGCCGGCGGCGCCACGATCACGATCGCGGAATGGGGCGGGTTCTGGCAGGAAACCCAGCGCAAGCTGCTGCTCGACCGGTTCGAGAAGGACTTCAACTGCCGCGTCCAGTACGACAGCTCCTTCCCCTGGTTCCCCAAATTCGTGGCCGGCGGGCCGAAGAACCCGGCCTACGCCGTGACGAACTGGAACCTGCCGGAAATGTTCAAGACGGCCGGGGCGGGGGACTATTTCCTGCCGCAGGAGGAACTGCTGGCCAACATGCCCAATGCCAAGGGCGTCTGGCCCTTCGCGACCGCCAACGGGCTCGGCGTGACCTGGGCCTTCTCGCGCTATTGCTGGGTCTACCGCACCGACACCGGAATCGCACCGCCCACCAGCTTCAAGGATTTCTGGGACGCGCGCTATGCCGGCAAGCGCGGCACCTATGTCACCACCAACACGCTGCAGATGGATTTCTTCCTGGCCGCCGCCATGAATTTCGGCAAGGACCAGTACGATCTCGACGCCGGATACGAGGCCATGCGGGCGGCCGTGCCGCTGAAGATCTCGGACTTCACCGGCAACATGCAGGCGCTGGTGGAGCGCGGCGAGGTCGAGATCGCCGTCCAGAACGACGGCGAGGTCTATCTGCAGAAGGCCAAGGGCGTGCCGGTGGACGCCTGGATCTGGGACAATCCCAAATCGATCCTGACGCAGACCAAGACCGTCAGCCGCTATCTCGAGCCGACGCAGAAGAAGCTCGCGCTCGCGCTGGTAGATCGCACGCTCGACCCGGCCTATCAGACCGCGATCGGCGAGGTGTTCTTCTACCGGCCGAGCCACCGCGACGCCAAGCTGCCCGAAGGCCTGAAAAGCCAGGGCGTCGAAAACACCGCCAACGCCCTCGACGGCCTCTTCATGCCGGACTGGAAGAGCTATCTCGAAAACGAGGACGACATCGTCGAGACCGTCAACGAGATCTTCGCCTCCTGACGCCTTGCCGGGCTGGCCCGAAGGCCGGCCCCTTCGCCTCGCACCCCGCCGCAGGACCCGCGCCCGTGACCGACATCCGGCTCATCAAGCTGACCAAGAGCTACGGCGCCTCGCGCGCCGTCGACAACGTCGAACTGCACATTCGCGACGGTGAGTTCTTCTCGCTTCTCGGCCCGTCCGGCTGCGGCAAGTCCACGACGCTGCGCATGATCGCGGGCTTCGTGGACCCGAGCGAAGGGCGCATCTGGCTGGGGGAGGACGATGTCACCCAGCGGCCGCCCGAGCAGCGCAACATCGGCATCGTGTTCCAGAACTACGCGATCTTTCCGCATATGGACGTGGCCGCCAACGTCGCCTTCGGGCTGCGCATGCGCAAGGTCGCCAAAGCCGAGATCGGGCGCAAGGTCGAGGCCGTGCTCAACCAAGTGGGCCTGAAGGGATACGGCGAGCGCTACGCCCGGCAATTGTCCGGCGGCGAGCAGCAGCGCGTGGCGCTGGCGCGCGTTCTCGTCACGCAGCCTCGCATCCTGCTGCTCGACGAGCCGCTTTCGGCGCTCGACAAGAACATGCGCGAGGAGATGAAGTTCTGGATCAAGGATCTCCAGCGCTCGCTCGGCATCACCACCGTCTACGTCACCCATGATCAGGACGAGGCCCTGACCATGAGCGACCGGATCGGCGTGATGCAGCGCTCCCGGCTCGTGCAGGTCGGCACGCCGGAGGACATCTACGAGCGGCCCGAAACGCTCTTCGTCACCAGCTTCATCGGCCATTCCAACCTGATCGACGTCGAGATCGCGACCGTCTCCGAACGGCGCTGCCGCGTCCGCTTCGGCGGAACCGAGTTCGAGGCGCGGGCGGGCGAGGGGGTCGAGGTTCAGCGGGGTGCCAAGCTCGTGGTGCGCCCCGAGAACGTCCTGATCGACGGCGAGGCGCTGCCCCCCGGCGTCGTGCCGTTTCCCGCGAAGATCCTGTCGGAGACCTACCAGGGTCCGATCGTGCGCTACCGGCTCGCCGTCGGCGGGGCCGAGATCGTGGCGGAGCGGCAGAACCAGATTCATCAGCCGCGCTTCGCGCCCGGCGCGTCCGTTCTGGCGGGATGGGACCCCGGGCGCTGCGAGGCGCTCGCCGTCTGACCGCCGGCCCCTTTCAAACTTCAGTCCCAGACCTTCGAGGAAACACCCCATGCGGATCGGAATCGACGTGGGCGGCACCAACACGGATGCCGCTCTCATGGACGGCCTGCGCGTCGTCGCCGCCTGCAAGTCGCCCACCACCGCCGACGTCTCGTCCGGCGTCGTGGCCGTCCTGCGCGAGGTTCTCCAGCGTAGCGGCGTCGAGGCGGGCGCGATCCAGGCCGTCATGATCGGCACCACGCATTTCACCAATGCCGTGGTCGAGCGGCGCCGCCTGCTGGAGGTGGCCGCCATCCGGCTCGGCCTGCCGGCGACGCGCGCCCTTCCGCCCATGACCGACTGGCCCGACGACCTCGCCACGACGCTCGGCCGCCACGGCTACATGGTTCGCGGCGGACACGAGTTCGACGGGCGCGAGATCGCGCCGCTGGACGAAGCCGAGATCCTTCGCATCGCCCGGGAGATCCGCCAGAAGGGCCTTCGCTCGGCTTCCGTCACCTCGGTCTTCTCGCCCGTGACGCCGATCATGGAGCAGCGCGCCGCCGAGATCCTGCGCAACGAGGTGCCCGACATCGCTCTTTCGCTCAGCCACGAGATCGGCCGGGTCGGCTTTCTGGAGCGCGAGAACGCGGCGATCATGAACGCCTGCCTCGCCGACCTGTCCAGGCACGTCGTCGCCTCGTTCCGCCAGGCGCTGCGCGACATGAACATCTCCGCGCCCTTCTTCATCAGCCAGAACGACGGGACGCTGATGACGCCCGAGCATGTCGAGCGCTATCCCGTTCTCACCTTCGCCTCCGGCCCCACCAACTCGATGCGCGGCGCGGCCATGCTGGCGGGCGAGAAGGAGGCGATGGTGGTCGATATCGGCGGCACGACCTCCGATGTCGGCATGCTGATGCAGGGCTTCCCGCGCGAGTCGGCCGTGGCGGTGGACATCGGCGGCGTGCGCACGAACTTCCGCATGCCGGACGTGCTCGCCGTCGGGCTCGGCGGCGGCTCGCGGGTGCGCGAGGACGGGCGGCGCATCGGGCCGGACTCGGTCGGCTACGAGATCACCTCCAAGGCCCTCGTGTTCGGCGGCGACACGCTGACCACGACCGATATCGTCGTGGCCGCCGGGCTCGAAGACATCGGGGACCGCTCGCGCGTGGCGCATGTTCCGGCCGCAACCGTGGAGGCCGCGCTCGCCACGATGCACCGCATGGTGGACGAGGCGGTGGATCGCATGAAGACATCGGCCCAGCCGCTTCCGGTGGTGCTGGTGGGCGGCGGCTCGATCCTCGTGTCGCGCGACCTTCCCTCCGCCTCGCGCGTGATCCGGCCCGAGAACGCCTCGGTCGCCAACGCGATCGGCGCCGCCATCGCGCAGGTCGGCGGCGAGGTGGACCGCATCTATTCGCTGGAGGGCACCTCGCGGGAAATCGTTCTCGACGGCGCGAAGCGGGAGGCTACCGAACACGCCGTTCGTGCCGGCGCAGCGGCGGGTTCGGTGAAGATCGTCGATATCGAGGAGGTTCCGCTCGCCTACCTGCCGGGCTCGGCGACGCGCATCCGCGTGAAGGCCGTCGGCGACCTCGTGATTGGAGCCTGACGATGAAGCTCAATTCGGAAGACCTGAAGGACCTGGCGCTGGGCGCGGCCTTTCTGGGAACGGGGGGCGGGGGCGATCCCTATGTCGGCCGGCTGATGGTGCAGCAATGTCTCGACGAGGGGCTGGAGGTCGAGGTGATCGACCCCTCCGAGCTCAGCGACGATGCGCTGGTGATCCCGACCGCGATGATGGGCGCGCCGACCGTCCTGGTGGAGAAGATCCCGAGCGGCGACGAGGCCGTGAATTCGCTGCGCTCGCTGGAGCGGCATCTCGGCCGGAAGGCTCAAGCGACGATGCCGATCGAGATCGGCGGCATCAATTCCACCATTCCGCTGGTGGTCGGCGCGCGCCTCGGCCTGCCGATCGTGGATGCCGACGGGATGGGTCGCGCCTTCCCGCAACTCGAAATGGAGACCTTCGGTGTCTATGGTGTGTCGGGCAGTCCGATGGTCGTCTCCGACGAGGACGGCGATCAGGCGCTGATCATGGCGCGCGACAACCGCGAGATGGAATGGCTGTCGCGCGGGGTCGCCATCCGCATGGGCGGCTGCGCCTACATCGCGGAATACGCCATGTCCGGCGCGGACGTGAAGCGCACGGCCATTCCCAACACGCTGACGCTCGCCATGCGCATCGGCCGGACCCTGCGCGAGGCCAAGTCGCGCCATCTCAACCCGTTCGACGCCCTGCTCGAGCTCCTGCCTCAGACGCTCTACCATCACGGCCGCATCATCTTCACCGGCAAGATCGCCGACATGAGGCGGGAAACGCGCAACGGCTTCTCGCTCGGCTCCGCCCGCATCGAGGGGCTGGGGCGCTTCTCCGGCACGATGGAGATCGAGATCCAGAACGAGAACCTCATCGCGCGCGTCGACGGCGTGGTGAAGGCCATCGTGCCCGACCTGATCTGCATCATGGATTCCGAGACCGCCGAGCCGATCACCACGGAAAATCTGCGCTACGGACAGCGCGTGTCGGTCATGGCCGTGGCGGTTCCCGAGATCATGCGCACGCCCGAGGCGCTGGCCGTGTTCGGGCCCTCCTGTTTCGGCCTCGACCACCCTTTCATTCCTATCGAGACGATGGCCCTCTGATGCGCACGATCACCATCGACGATCTGGACGACCTCGCCATTGGCGCGGCCATTCTCGGCACGGGCGGGGGCGGGGACCCCTATATCGGCAAGCTCGTCGCCCGCGCCGCGCTGGCCGAGCATGGGCCGGTGCCGCTCCTGGCCTTGGACGATGTGCCGGACAGGACGCAGGTCGTCGCCTGCGGCGCCATGGGCGCGCCCACGATCCTGATCGAGAAGCTGCCGGGCGGCGACGAGATGGAAGCGGCCTTCGCGGCCTGGGAAAACCGGACCGGGAAACGGGTCGAGGCGGTGATCCCGTTCGAGGCGGGCGGCGTCAACTCCATGGTGCCGATCGCGATCGCCGCGCGGCGCGGCCTTCCCGTGATCGACGCCGACGGCATGGGGCGCGCCTTTCCGCAGCTCGAAATGGAAACCTTCAACGTCTACGGCGTGCCGGCCTGCCCGACGGCTCTCGCCGACGAGAAGGGCAATGTCTCCGTCATCGAGACGCGCGGCGCGGCCGAGGCCGAATGGATCGCGCGCGGCCTGACGATCCGCATGGGCGGCCAGTCCTATGTCGCCAATTACGGGATGGACGGCGCCACCGCGCGCCGCGTTTCCGTGCCCGGCACCATGTCGCTGGCAATCGGCATCGGCCGGACGCTGCGCGAGGCGAAGGCGGGCAAGCGCGATCCGATCGAGGCGCTCGTCGCCTTCTTCGCACAGACGCATTACGGCTATGCTCGCCTGATCGGCGCCGGCAAGGTCGCCGACCTGTCGCGGCGGGAGGTCAACGGCTGGTCGGTCGGAACCGTGCGCATCGAGCCTTTCGAAGCGGACGCCGAGCCCATCCTGGTCGAGATCCAGAACGAGAATCTCGTGGCCGAGCAGGGGGGCCAAGTGCTCGCCGTCGTGCCCGACCTGATCGCGATCCTCGATCTCGACACGGCGGAGGCCATTCCGACCGAGCGCCTGCGCTATGGGCAGCGGGTCAACATCCTGGCCGTGCGCGTGCCGCCGATCATGCGCACGCCCGAGGCTCTGGCCGTGTTCGGCCCGGCCGCCTTCGGTCTCCCGCATACCTATCGTCCGCTCGCGGCGGACTGATCGGCCCTTGCGTCCCGGCGAGCCAAGTCTGATCTTGGAGCTTACCGGAATCAAGGGAGCGATCGGCGGGGTGAGGGCGGTTTCGAGCTTGGCCCATGGGCGGTCCGACCGCTTCCGCCCGCCGCGCCGCGCGGCCGGCAGCCTGGAGCGTCGGCAACTCGTCGCCAGGGTCCTGGCCGGGTTGGATGGTCAGATCGTTCTCGTCCAGGCGCCTGCCGGCTACGGCAAGACCGAGCTTCTCTCGTCCGGTTTCGAAAGCCTGCGCTCGGCGGGGGAGCAGGTCGTCTGGCTGACCGCCGACACGCGAAACGGCGCGGCCTTTGCCAACGAACTGGCCCAAGCGGCGGGGTTCACCGATCTGGCGGCCGATCCCGGGCTGAGCTTGGACCGGATTCTCGATGCGTTGGTCGCCATCCCCGCGCCGCGCGTCACGATCTTTCTGGATGGCTTCGCTAGGGATTACGAGGGTCTGGCCTCGCTCCTGGCCGCTCTTCCCGACAAGCTGCGGGTGGTGGTCTCGATGCGGGCCACACCCAGCGCGCCCCTGTCGAGATTTCGCATGCGTGGTCTCCTCGCGGAGATCGGCGCCGACGATCTCGCCTTCGCCCGCAACGAGATGCGCCATCTCTGCGGCTCGCTCGCGCCCGGCGACCTCGAAACCCTTCAACTGGCGACGCGGGGCTGGCCCGCGCTGGTGAAGCTGATCGTCCCCCGGCTCGCCGGTGCGATCGACCCGCACGAGCGATCCCGCCTGCTTTCCGGGCTGCACGGCGACATCCGAACCTTTCTGCGCGAGGAGATCCTCTCCGGATGGACGGCGGACATCCGGGAGCTCCTTTTGGCCGCCGCGATCCTGGACGAGATCCATCCCGCCTTCGCCTGCCGGCTGGCCGGGCTGGACGAGACGCGGGCGGCGGAGCGCCTGGAGGCGCTGTACCCGATCGTCGCCCCTCTGGCGGAGCGACCGGGCTGGTTCCTCCTGCATCCGCTGGTGCGCGGCGTTCTGGCGCTCGATCTGCCCGCCGCCCTGGTGAAGACGCGCCATTCGCAGGCGGCGGCCCTGTTCGCCTCGGACGGGCAGATCGTCAAGGCGGTCCACCATGCGGGGAAGGCCGAGGATTTCGGCTTCGCCGCCAACACGATCCGGGCGGCGGGCGGCGTGGACCTCTTCCTGCGCGCCGGCTACACGGTGCTGCGCCGGCTCCTGGACGGGCTGCCGCCCTCCGTCGTCCACGCCTCGCCCGGCCTTCGCCTCTGCGCCGCGCTGGTGATGGCGAAGGAAGGCCAGATCCGCGCGGCCCGCGAAGCGCTGGACGAGCTGAAGGGCCTCACCGGCGAGGATGCCGAGGCCGAACTGCCCGAACAGGTCCTCGTCCATATCGACTGTCTCTTCGACGCCTACGAGGACCGCCATCTCGGCGACGAGCAGATCGACTGGCTGGAAGCGCGGCTGCGCTCCTATCGCCTGAAGGACACCTGGGAGCGCGGCTGGTTGCACAATCATCTCTGCATCGCCCATACGAGGCGCGGTGGGCTGCGGCAGGCGCGCATCCATGCGGTCAAGGCGCTCGACTGCTACCGGGAGGAGGGCGCCGCCTATGCGCAGACCTTCATGCTGATCCATCTGGCTCTCGTGAACCTTCTCGGCGGTCGCCTGGCGGCCGCCGCGACCTACGCCCGGCAGGCCGAGGACCTCGTTCAAAGAACGCAGTGGACGGACGAAAACCTTCTCGCCATCGCGCGCATTCCCATGGCCGAGATCCTCTACCGACAGGGGCATGTGCGCGCCGCCGACGCCATGCTGGCCGAGGCGCTGCCGATCGTCTCGCGTGGGGAAGGCTGGGTCGATGTCTACACGAGAGGCTTCGTCACCTTCGCCCGCTGCCGCTACCGACTGGGCGGCGTGGAAGCGGCGCTGCGCGTGGCCGACGACGCGCGCGATGTCGCGGAAGACCGGGGCCTGCCGCGCCTGCGCCTCGTCGCGGACATTCTTCGGGTCGAGACCCTGACCTCCGCCCTGATGCTTTCGCCGGCGCGCGAGGCCGCAGCAGCGCTGCCCGACCCGGAGCGCGATGAGGGCTGGCCGGCGCGCCGCCAGCAGCGCGACGGGCAGGTGACGCTGGCAAGGCTGAGGCTCCGGGGCGGCGATGCGGCCGGGGCGCGGGCCGACCTTCTCGCCTTCCTGGCCGGCGCGCGCGAGGAGGACGACGCGCTGAGCGGTCTGACCGCGCAGATCCTTCTGGCGGAGGCTGCGTTTTCCTGCGGCGACGCGGAGGCGGCGCGTCTCCATCTCGAGCGCGCGACCCAACTGGCCAAGCCGCAGGATCTTCTGGAGCCCTTCGTGTTCGAGGGAGAGCCGTTCCGCGAGACCGTGCGGGGCATGGTGCGGCGCTGGGGCCTCAGCGCCTTCGAGCAGGACAGCGCCGCCTTTCTGAACCGCATCCTCGCCACCGGCGAGGACGGCGGTCTTCGCCCGCGAGAGGGTCTGCTCTCGGTTCGCGAAGCCGATGTCCTGTCTCTCCTGGCGCAGGGGCTCAGCAACAAGGAAATCGCCCGCGAACTCGGCGTCACGGAGGCGACCGCGAAGTTTCACCTGAAGAACCTCTTCGCCAAGCTCGGCGCCAGTCGGCGCACGATGGCCGTTTCGCTGGCGCGGGCCATGGGGCTCCTCGGAGGCGCCCCGGAAACCCACATCGCCCATGCGGGAGATTGATCGCTTCGAAATGGTTCAGATCACCGCTGCAGAAAGTCCGGTAGCAGGCGATGGAGAGCGCCTTGTTCGGCCGGCGCGGCGCTGGCGGTATCGACCTGCGTGACCACCGACATGCCGGGGCGCAGCTGCTCGATATCGGGCTGATCCGGATCGGGCGCGATGCGCACGGGAAGGCGTTGCACCACCTTGGTGAAATTGCCGCTGGCGTTGTCGGGACGAAGCACGCTGAACTCCGAGCCGGTGGCGGGCGATAGCTCGACCACCGTTCCCGTAAACCGCTGGCCGCCCAGGGCGTCGACCGCGAAGGAGGCGGGCTGACCGATCCGCACGTAATGAGTCTGCGTTTCCTTGTAGTTGGCCACGACCCACAGCGCCTCGGGCACCAGGAACATGAGCTGCGAGCCGGCGGAGACATATTGGCCCGGTCTGACGGAGGCTTCGCTGACCTGCCCGTCGCGCGGGGCGCGGATGACGGTGTTCGACAGGTTGATCCTGGCAAGGCCGATCCGGGCGTCGGCAACACGCACGCTGGCCTCCAGACTGCGCTTGTTGACCTGCGTGGAGCGCAGGGTCTGGCGGGCGATCTCGATGGCCGCCTTGGCGCGCAGGACGCCGGCCTCGGCCGAACGCAGATTGGCGACGACCTGGTCGGTCTCGGCCTGCGGCTTCAGTCCCTGATTGGTCAGGGTGTCGGCGCGCGCCGCATTGGCTTTTGCTCGGGCAAGCTCGGCTTCGGCCTGAAAGAGGTCGGCCTCGCGCGCCCCGATCTCGGCCTCGTTCTGCGCGACGGTCTGGTCGGCATTGGCGAGATTGGCCCGGGCCTGCTCGCGGGTGGCCTCGGCCTGTTCCAGTTCCTGGCGATAGATGCGCTCGTCGATCCGGATCAGCGCGTCGCCGGCCTTCACATGCTGGAAGTCGCGCACCAGGACCTCCGCGACATAGCCGTTCACCTGCGGCGCGAGCACGGTGATCTGCCCGCGCACGTAGCTGTTTTCCGTGGTGACGACCGGGCTGGCAAAGGGGCCGAGACGCCAGGCGTAGAAGATCAGCCCGACGCCGACGATGGCGACCAGCGTCATGGCCAGCACCGTGGAAAGCCTCGGTTTCAGCTTCTTCGGCGGGCCGTCGTCGGCGGGCGCCTGCGTGGGCGTGGCGGGCGGGGCGGAAGCGGCAGGCTGCCCAGCGCCGTCGCCCTTGCTCTCGCTGGGGGTGGCGTCCGTCGCCAGGGTGGCGGGGATCTCACCGGGCGCCTCGCGATCCTCCGGCGAGCGATTGTGATCCGCGAGGCGCTGGTCGCTTCCATTCTGCATCGTATCCATGAAGGTCAGACCGCTCCCTTGGCGGTGGCAATCGCGCCCGTAGCGGGCTTGGCCTTCCGGCTGAGGATCACCGTTCGAACGAGCGTCCAGGACAGAAAGGCGAGTGCGATAAGGGTGTTGAGCACCACGACGTCGTTGTAGGCGCGAACGTTGGCCTCGCGCGTCGCGCTCTGCGATAGGAGGGCCGTGCCCTGCGCGTTGCGGCGCACGGGGTCGGTGATCACCGGGGCATAGATCTGCGCCTGGAGGCGCAGGCGCTGGGCGACCACCGGATCGGTCGGATCGACATTGGCGGTCATCTGCGCGGAATATTCGTGCTGCCGGTACTGCTGGAACGTTCCGAAAATGGCGGGACCGAGCAGGCCGCCCAAACTCTGCGACACCGCGAACAGAACGACGAAGGTGACGATGAAGTCAGCCCCCTT contains:
- a CDS encoding LuxR C-terminal-related transcriptional regulator, giving the protein MAHGRSDRFRPPRRAAGSLERRQLVARVLAGLDGQIVLVQAPAGYGKTELLSSGFESLRSAGEQVVWLTADTRNGAAFANELAQAAGFTDLAADPGLSLDRILDALVAIPAPRVTIFLDGFARDYEGLASLLAALPDKLRVVVSMRATPSAPLSRFRMRGLLAEIGADDLAFARNEMRHLCGSLAPGDLETLQLATRGWPALVKLIVPRLAGAIDPHERSRLLSGLHGDIRTFLREEILSGWTADIRELLLAAAILDEIHPAFACRLAGLDETRAAERLEALYPIVAPLAERPGWFLLHPLVRGVLALDLPAALVKTRHSQAAALFASDGQIVKAVHHAGKAEDFGFAANTIRAAGGVDLFLRAGYTVLRRLLDGLPPSVVHASPGLRLCAALVMAKEGQIRAAREALDELKGLTGEDAEAELPEQVLVHIDCLFDAYEDRHLGDEQIDWLEARLRSYRLKDTWERGWLHNHLCIAHTRRGGLRQARIHAVKALDCYREEGAAYAQTFMLIHLALVNLLGGRLAAAATYARQAEDLVQRTQWTDENLLAIARIPMAEILYRQGHVRAADAMLAEALPIVSRGEGWVDVYTRGFVTFARCRYRLGGVEAALRVADDARDVAEDRGLPRLRLVADILRVETLTSALMLSPAREAAAALPDPERDEGWPARRQQRDGQVTLARLRLRGGDAAGARADLLAFLAGAREEDDALSGLTAQILLAEAAFSCGDAEAARLHLERATQLAKPQDLLEPFVFEGEPFRETVRGMVRRWGLSAFEQDSAAFLNRILATGEDGGLRPREGLLSVREADVLSLLAQGLSNKEIARELGVTEATAKFHLKNLFAKLGASRRTMAVSLARAMGLLGGAPETHIAHAGD
- a CDS encoding HlyD family secretion protein; amino-acid sequence: MDTMQNGSDQRLADHNRSPEDREAPGEIPATLATDATPSESKGDGAGQPAASAPPATPTQAPADDGPPKKLKPRLSTVLAMTLVAIVGVGLIFYAWRLGPFASPVVTTENSYVRGQITVLAPQVNGYVAEVLVRDFQHVKAGDALIRIDERIYRQELEQAEATREQARANLANADQTVAQNEAEIGAREADLFQAEAELARAKANAARADTLTNQGLKPQAETDQVVANLRSAEAGVLRAKAAIEIARQTLRSTQVNKRSLEASVRVADARIGLARINLSNTVIRAPRDGQVSEASVRPGQYVSAGSQLMFLVPEALWVVANYKETQTHYVRIGQPASFAVDALGGQRFTGTVVELSPATGSEFSVLRPDNASGNFTKVVQRLPVRIAPDPDQPDIEQLRPGMSVVTQVDTASAAPAEQGALHRLLPDFLQR